The Kryptolebias marmoratus isolate JLee-2015 linkage group LG9, ASM164957v2, whole genome shotgun sequence nucleotide sequence GAAAATGCTCCTAAAGGCACATACATTACAAAAGTGAATGCTACCGATGCGGATATTGGCAGCAATGGAGAGgtcattttcagcttttcaaaagTAAAAGGCAGTACAGTAGATATTTTTAACATCGACGAAAGCACAGGAGTCATATCAGTAGCCGGATTGATAGattatgaaaaacaaaccaaatatgaGCTCAGGCTAGAGGCCAGGGATAGAGGAGGTCTGACTGGGACCAGTAAACTTATAGTTGATATTAGTGACGTCAATGACAATGTTCCAGTTATTAACACCATGACATTTTCCGGTATAATATCAGAAGATGCCCCTCCTGGAACAACAATAGCTGTTATAAACATAAAAGATGCAGATTCTGATAGAAACGGACAAATAAAATGCGCTGTAGACAAAACGCTTCCCTTTAAGATACAGTCATCGCTGACGAGTTACTATGATTTAGTGACAGATCAGGGTTTTGATAGAGAGATAACGTCTGAATATAAAATCACAGTAACTGCCACAGACTCGGGGTCTCTGCCTCTTTCTAGCTCAGTGACGTTTCAGCTTAGTGTCTCTGACGTGAATGATAACGTTCCGTTGTTCAATAAAAACTCATATTCTGCTTACGTCACAGAAAATAACATGCCCGGGGTGTCGATCACTACTGTCACTGCGAGTGATTCTGATTGGAATCAGAACGCACGAATCACATATTTTCTCGAGGATACACAGGTAGAGGGTAATCGAGTGTCTGATTTTGTGTCGATCAATTCAGAATCTGGTGTGCTGTATGCAGTTCGTTCCTTTGATTATGAACAACTTAAAGAAATTAAGCTCACTGTCAAAGCGCAGGATGGAGGCTCTCCTCCACTCAGCAGCAACGTGACTGTGAAAATCCTGATCCAGGACCAGAACGATAACCCTCCTCAGATTCTGTATCCAGTCCAAACTGGTGGATCCGTGGTGGCTGAGATGGTGCCTCGTTCAGCAGATGTGGGCTATCTGGTGACTAAAGTGGTGGCTGTTGATGTGGACTCTGGACAGAATGCCTGGCTCTCCTATAAACTGCAGAAAGCCACAGACAGGGCGCTGTTTAAAGTGGGCTTACAGAATGGAGAAATCAGAACAATCCGTCAGGTGACTGATAAAGATGCtgtgaaacaaagactgacTGTTATAGTGGAGGACAACGGGCAGCCGTCTCGTTCAGCTACAGTCATTGTTAACGTGGCGGTGGCGGACAGCTTCCCTGAAGTGCTGTCGGAGTTCACTGACTCTACACACGACAAGGAGTACAATGACACTCTGACTTTTTACTTAGTGTTGGCTCTGGCTGTCGtttccttcctcttcatcacctgtTTAGTGGTTATTATCTCAGTGAAGATCTACAGATGGAGACAGTCTCGCATCCTGTTTCACTCCAAGCTCCCCGTCATTCCATATTATCCGCCACGTTACTCGGACACTTTGGGGGCAGGGACTCTCCAACATGTGTACAATTACGAGGTGTGCAGGACGACTGACTCCAGAAAGAGTGACATTAAACCGATGACTCAAAGTCTAGTGAGTGTCGATGGAGTTGGGGTTGATACACAGCAAGTGGACAAGATGTCAGGATATAATTCTCAGATGTCGACGTTGGTGAGtgttaaattgtatttttaatatatttcttcttcttcttctttttttaatgcttcgGAATTATATTCAGGCTGGGCAGAGCTCACTTTTCACTGTCACCTTGGACAGTTTTATGTCGCTGTCCATGGTTCTGCAAGATTCAGTGGCTTCATacaaaatgttctaaaataaaatgtacgttactgtttttatttttaatgccatttgctacattaaaaaacacaaaaatgagttcTATATGTAAGCAAACGCACCCAGCTTGTGAGCTTTGTTGATGtatctgaatatatttttttttccagtactctgtagttttattaaacagttaTCCAAGAAATTATTCTGCGGTTTTTAAAATGGTATTCTTAAAATTGACAACGATTGACAACGATTTTCAACAATTgttgaaaatcatttttttcttcaaagaaaaaagaatgcaCATAAATTATAATACACGAACACGATTAGTAAAGATTAAACTTTGTCTacaatttttttacataaataaatttgctcttctgctgtttttaatatttttttaatttaacagaagTTTTTCATTCCttgagaaaaaacatttaagtttattttactgatttaacatgttggtttatgtttttgtgtttttgttagtgATTTGCTATGCAATCCccgttttcattttattaacgTGAAAGACAGATATACTTGAACATTTTCTCAATTTTGCAGTCAGCTTTTTTCCTCAGATTTGTTTATtctatttttgcttaaaaataagCTTCGTACATGATGCTCtatttttattcagctttgATGTCATAGTTTTTTTCAATGTctacaggatttttttttcttttctaaccaCAACCCATTAATCTTTGCCTCTAATACGTATAGCAAAAGTGTTACCACGGTTGGGCTCTAAGTGCCGCTGTTGATTCATCTCTGaatatctgtttaaataaagagcTCAGGCGTCCACCTCTCTCCAACCGGTTAATGTGCTCCTGCTTTGAAAGACGTTAAACAGACCCTCTAGGATTTTCACTGAGGATTATCCAGTAAATCATCCTTTCTTTAAACATCATTACTTTTACAATTTCTGGATTTTCTTACACGTGTGTTTCGCTGAAAGGCATTGCTTCTTCTGCACGTTTGGATTCGTGATGTCTTGTTTGTGGATTTCCGATGTCCGAATGCAGGCCCTGGTTGttattctttgtcttttctcgCTGAGCTTGGTGGCTGCCCAGGCTCGGTATTCCATCCCGGAGGAACAAGCGGAAGGGTCTGTTGTCGGAAACATTGCAAGGGACCTAGGCTTGGCTGTAGAAAGACTAATATCAGGTAAAGCTCGCATTATTACAAAAGGCAGCCAGCAGTACGTCAATTTAAACCGAGACAAAGGCACGCTTGTGATTAAAGAGCGGATCGACCGAGAAGAACTGTGCGGGAAGACGACACCCTGTAGCTTCAGCTTTGAGGTCATTTTAGAAAATCCCATCCAGCTTTATAGGGTTACAGTGGAGGTAATAGATGTTAATGATAACAGCCCGACATTCGCAAAAGAtgaaatcaatttaaaaatagtCGAAAATGCTGCCGCGGCGACTCGATTCTCTCTGGTGAGTGCAGACGACCCTGATGTTGGTATCAACGATATTCAGAAATACATTCTGAAACCTTTAGATCATTTTAAGTTAGAAGTTCAAAATCAGCCCGGTGGAGGCACGTTTATTGAAATGGTTTTACACAACCCGTTAGATCGAGAGAAGGAGGAGACGCACACCCTGGTGCTGGTCGCCTCAGATGGCGGTGAGCCACGCAGATCAGGGACGGTGCGCATCCATGTTACAGTGCTGGATGCTAATGATAATGCGCCTGTTTGCAGCCAGGCAGTTTATAAAGCAGAGGTGAGAGAGAACTCTCCCGAAGGAACCGTGATCACGACTGTTAGCGCAAATGACGCAGACAAAGGAGTTAATGGCGATGTGACTTTTTCCATCCCTCATGTGGGCAAAGAGGCGAAGCTGCTCTTTgaagtaaataacaaaacaggTGAGATTAAAGTTGCGGGTAAACTTGATTTTGAGAAATCAAAGACTTATCAGTTAAACGTTCAGGCCAGTGACCACGGGGGATACACTGATACGTGTAAAGTTATCATCCAAGTCATCGATGAGAATGATAACGTACCTACAGTACAGCTCATGTCATTTTCTAACTCAATATCAGAGGATTCTCCTCCAGGTACAACTATAGCTGTTGTTAACGTGGATGATGAAGACTCTGAGGGGAACGGTCTGGTTAGGTGCTCCATCAACACAGACGTTCCTTTTAAAATTGAATCTTCTTTAACAGGTTATTACACCATAGTAAGCGATAATATCTTAGACAGAGAAGGGGTCACTGACTATAACATAACTGTAACAGTGACTGACCAAGGCTCTCCACCTCTTTCCAGCAGGAAAGACCTAAACGTAAAAGTTTCAGACATAAATGATAATCCACCCCAGTTTGCTGAATCAGAATACATAATGAATGTACCAGAAAATAACTCGCCtggattttcagtttttactgttaATGCTAAAGATGCAGACTGGGGACAAAACGCTCAGATTTCATACTTTCTAGAGGAAAAGGAGATTAACGGGGTACCTGTCTCCACATTAGTGTCAATAAATTCAGAAAGTGGTGTCATCCATGCTGTGAAATCATTCGACTATGAGCAGATCAAGTGGTTTGAATTTAATGTAACTGCTCGCGATGCTGGATCCCCTCCTCTCAGTTCAGTGGCTACAGTAAAAATTATGATCCAGGACCAGAACGATAACCCTCCTCAGGTTCTGTATCCAATTCAGACTGGTGGATCCGTGGTGGCAGAGATGGTGCCTCGTTCAGCAGATGTGGGCTATTTGGTGACTAAAGTGGTGGCTGTTGATGTGGACTCTGGACAGAATGCCTGGCTCTCCTATAAACTGCAGAAAGCCACAGACAGGGCGCTGTTTGAAGTGGGCTTACAGAATGGAGAAATCAGAACTATCCGTCAGGTGACTGATAAAGATGCtgtgaaacaaagactgacTGTTATAGTGGAGGACAACGGGCAGCCGTCTCGTTCAGCTACAGTCATTGTTAACGTGGCGGTGGCGGACAGCTTCCCTGAAGTGCTGTCGGAGTTCACTGACTCTCCTCACGACAAGGAGTACAATGACATGCTGACTTTTTACTTAGTGTTGGCTCTGGCTGTGGTTTCCTTCCTCTTTATCACCTGTTTAGTGGTTATTATCTCAGTAAAGATCTACAGATGGAGACAGTCTCGCATCTTGTATCACTCAAACCTCCCTGTCATTCCATATTATCCACCACGTTACTCGGACACTTTGGGGACAGGGACTCTCCAACATGTGTACAATTACGAGGTGTGCAGGACGACTGACTCCAGAAAGAGTGACTGTAAGTTCGGCAGCGATGCGAGTCAGAACGTGTTGATAATGGATCCCAGTTCTACAGGGACAATGCAGCGGATACAGAGTGACAAGAACATCTTGGCTCAACCTAACTCTCCTGTAGAGGTTAGTCAGTAAattgttttttcacttctttGCTTTTGCTTCTGAATTTCATTTGACTCTGTgtgttagcatttttttttagcaccatGGACAGCATCTTGCCTGTCTGTGCCGACAACATGCCATAGTCACAACCTTCAGAATTTGTGCCACAATATTTTCTTACCCATTGCTGATGCTTCTAATTTCAGTTTTCttacatgtttctgtgtgataATTGATATATTTGAAGGAC carries:
- the LOC108243066 gene encoding protocadherin gamma-A10 isoform X18, with amino-acid sequence MSCLWISDVRMQALVVILCLFSLSLVAAQARYSIPEEQAEGSVVGNIARDLGLAVERLISGKARIITKGSQQYVNLNRDKGTLVIKERIDREELCGKTTPCSFSFEVILENPIQLYRVTVEVIDVNDNSPTFAKDEINLKIVENAAAATRFSLVSADDPDVGINDIQKYILKPLDHFKLEVQNQPGGGTFIEMVLHNPLDREKEETHTLVLVASDGGEPRRSGTVRIHVTVLDANDNAPVCSQAVYKAEVRENSPEGTVITTVSANDADKGVNGDVTFSIPHVGKEAKLLFEVNNKTGEIKVAGKLDFEKSKTYQLNVQASDHGGYTDTCKVIIQVIDENDNVPTVQLMSFSNSISEDSPPGTTIAVVNVDDEDSEGNGLVRCSINTDVPFKIESSLTGYYTIVSDNILDREGVTDYNITVTVTDQGSPPLSSRKDLNVKVSDINDNPPQFAESEYIMNVPENNSPGFSVFTVNAKDADWGQNAQISYFLEEKEINGVPVSTLVSINSESGVIHAVKSFDYEQIKWFEFNVTARDAGSPPLSSVATVKIMIQDQNDNPPQVLYPIQTGGSVVAEMVPRSADVGYLVTKVVAVDVDSGQNAWLSYKLQKATDRALFEVGLQNGEIRTIRQVTDKDAVKQRLTVIVEDNGQPSRSATVIVNVAVADSFPEVLSEFTDSPHDKEYNDMLTFYLVLALAVVSFLFITCLVVIISVKIYRWRQSRILYHSNLPVIPYYPPRYSDTLGTGTLQHVYNYEVCRTTDSRKSDCKFGSDASQNVLIMDPSSTGTMQRIQSDKNILAQPNSPVEQKPPNNDWRFTQGQRPGPSGPHMPYGTQIRWTTKNGTRATGGPEVAMGTGPWPQPPTEAEQLQALMAAANEVSEATATLGPGTMGLSTRYSPQFTLQHVPDYRQNVYIPGSTATLTSNPQQQQAMAQQATQQALPPPQASAQAEPPKAAQTPASKKKSTKKEKK